A region of Solea solea chromosome 7, fSolSol10.1, whole genome shotgun sequence DNA encodes the following proteins:
- the mrpl44 gene encoding 39S ribosomal protein L44, mitochondrial has translation MASGYILNRGALTLKSHCQRVFRNVSLSQVREKKRWMKAYTHIMAKKLKLEGPPPPKPRSQQPLWDYHAEVQAFSNRLHESFSLELLKIAFINPCYLQVEQERRKGLGINSETTALLLKDNMQLSAKGADFTKSFLNDWCRASFPSLPSKGVESIVGHLTSSAVVTYVARNLGIEDLTMSGEFPVPDDVLHSTFMAMIGALQESSGAERAGFFLRDFLVTQLLGKDLFDMWTVVNPMGILVEELTKRNVPLPEPRLIRSAGASTVLPLYFVGLYSDKKLLAQGPGETLLAAEEEAARVALRKIYGFSENRRPFDFSPQQQHQQPLFQSVSSN, from the exons ATGGCGTCAGGATACATATTAAATCGGGGTGCGCTAACATTGAAAAGTCATTGTCAGCGTGTCTTCAGAAACGTATCGTTATCGCAGGTCAGGGAGAAAAAACGATGGATGAAAGCGTACACACACATCATGGCAAAGAAGTTAAAGCTGGAAGGACCGCCGCCACCGAAGCCACG ctcTCAACAGCCTCTCTGGGATTACCATGCCGAGGTTCAGGCTTTCAGCAACCGCCTCCATGAGAGCTTCTCCCTGGAACTTCTGAAAATAGCCTTCATCAACCCATGTTATTTGCAGGTGGAGCAAGAGAGGAGAAAGGGATTAGGCATTAACTCTGAGACTACAGCTTTACTTTTGAAAGATAATATGCAGCTGAGTGCAAAGGGAGCAGATTTCACCAAAAGCTTTCTAAACGACTGGTGCAGGGCCAGTTTCCCGAGCCTGCCAAGCAAGGGGGTGGAGAGCATCGTAGGGCACCTTACCAGTTCAGCAGTTGTGACCTATGTAGCAAGAAATCTTGGCATTGAAGACCTCACCATGAGCGGAGAGTTCCCTGTTCCCGATGATGTGCTCCATTCTACATTCATGGCAATGATTGGAGCTTTACAGGAGAGCAGTGGAGCAGAGCGAGCAGGCTTCTTTCTCAGG GATTTCTTGGTCACTCAGCTGTTAGGAAAGGACCTGTTTGATATGTGGACAGTGGTCAACCCAATGGGAATACTGGTGGAGGAGCTTACTAAGAGGAATGTGCCTTTGCCAGAGCCCCGCCTCATTAGATCTGCTGGAGCCAGTACTGTCTTGCCACTATACTTTGTTGGTTTGTATAG TGATAAGAAGCTTCTGGCACAAGGTCCAGGGGAGACTTTGTTGGCAGCCGAGGAGGAGGCAGCACGTGTGGCTCTCCGAAAAATCTATGGGTTCAGTGAGAATCGTAGACCATTCGACTTctctccgcagcagcagcatcagcaacCGTTATTTCAGTCAGTCAGCAGCAATTAG
- the mffa gene encoding mitochondrial fission factor homolog B isoform X2 — protein MNGAAFPSPTAEMAEMNRIQYELEYTEGISQRMRIPEMLKVAPHTHEDPNAGPQAVPHSVLMQVPERIVVAGDHNDTHFSRPRDLDLIQSTPLEALALKTPPRVLTLNDRPLDFLEEEQRVAPDSEEVLRPQGRARRERSASENASIRHNSQLKRNDSSATPPPPATAPCPPLTVTEEENNPNSTSGVLSFIQSTTRRAYQQVLEVLDENPRRFALSTYEATLDGGPDDMTVIDATTLRRQLIKLNRRLQHLEEENRERAKREMILYSVTVAFWLVNTWVWLRR, from the exons ATGAACGGAGCAGCATTCCCCTCCCCCACGGCAGAGATGGCGGAGATGAACCGCATCCAGTATGAGCTGGAGTACACTGAGGGGATCAGCCAGAGGATGCGGATCCCTGAGATGCTCAAAGTGGCTCCTCACACCCATGAAGACCCTAATGCTGGACCTCAAGCAGTCCCACATAGTGTCTTAATGCAAGTACCAGAGAGAATTGTGGTTGCAG GAGACCATAATGACACCCATTTCTCCAGGCCCAGAGATCTGGACTTAATCCAGTCCACACCACTTGAAGCCCTAGCATTGAAAACACCACCCAGAGTCCTCACCCTCAACGACCGACCCCTGGACTTCCTGGAAGAAGAGCAACGGGTAGCTCCAGACTCTGAGGAGGTG TTGCGACCACAGGGACGAGCACGGCGAGAACGCTCGGCCAGTGAGAATGCATCCATCCGCCATAACAGCCAGCTCAAGAGAAATGATTCCTC TGCGACCCCGCCCCCCCCTGCCACTGCTCCCTGTCCCCCTCTCACCGTGACTGAGGAAGAGAACAACCCGAACAGCACTAGTGGTGTATTATCTTTCATCCAGTCCACTACACGTCGGGCCTACCAGCAGGTCCTGGAGGTCTTGGACGAGAACCCTCGCAG GTTTGCCTTATCAACTTATGAAGCCACACTGGACGGAGGACCTGATGATATGACTGTGATTGATGCAACAACACTGCGACGTCAG CTCATCAAATTAAACCGAAGACTCCAACATTTGGAAGAGGAGAACAGGGAGCGAGCAAAGCGAGAGATGATCCTGTACTCGGTCACTGTAGCTTTCTGGCTCGTCAACACTTGGGTGTGGTTGCGACGTTAA
- the LOC131462998 gene encoding dynein axonemal assembly factor 1-like isoform X2 codes for MAGNIMQQKPLRGRLGDPELPAPRMTKKFLKDHCKQHHLYATPYLNDTLYLHFKGFSLIENLEDYTGLRCLWLQSNGIQRIDNLNAQIDMRCLFLQQNFIYKLENLEHMKKLSTLNVSNNYIHRIENISCLPKLSTLEITHNRLESVEDIEHLSQCLAISVLDISHNMLNDPRILPVLEAMPDLRVLNLTGNAVVNKIPNYRKTMTAHLKQLTYLDNRPVFPRERACADAWAVGGQEGERKAREEWDTRETRKIQASLDAIAMIKKEAQERRHIRELQAKGTTKVFPTPCDENDTQILTSSQEKMEDFEQDCMDAHGESLHNQAAHKCGLKTEPVEKTAQPSEGLLIEPLEKYEIMLPRRDEREGVHPKQMEQEQQCVAPTIERDKGDNTQQIKSRLFKFMGNEVLVNISEQCEKEQPSLVMVAPPEADEILVAPTFGPGPLVTELKDVEQLETIHLPLHIDDLPDLEDVDTEYLTAMVSSQLVFKPIIEVMSGRSSDEDEASGNQSKIIPTLNPDISL; via the exons ATGGCAGGTAACATAATGCAGCAAAAGCCACTCAGGGGCAGACTTGGAGACCCAGAACTGCCAGCACCACGGATGACCAAGAAATTCCTTAAAGACCACTGTAAGCAGCACCATCTTTATGCTACACCTTACCTGAATGACACATTGTACCTACATTTTAAAGGCTTCTCCCTTATTGAGAACTTAGAAGATTACACAGGACTGAGGTGTCTCTGGCTACAAAGCAATGGGATTCAGCGCATTGATAATCTGAATGCCCAGATTGATATGCGATGCTTGTTCCTACAGCAGAACTTTATTTACAAGCTGGAAAACCTTGAGCACATGAAGAAACTCAGCACATTGAATGTCTCTAACAACTACATCCACAGAATTGAGAACATATCTTGCCTCCCTAAATTGTCCACTCTGGAGATTACCCATAACAGGCTGGAGTCTGTGGAGGACATTGAGCACCTGAGTCAGTGTTTGGCCATCAGTGTGCTGGATATATCTCACAACATGTTAAATGACCCCAGGATTCTCCCTGTACTTGAGGCCATGCCAGATCTGCGGGTATTAAATCTAACTGGAAATGCTGTGGTGAATAAAATCCCAAATTATAGGAAGACAATGACGGCGCATCTAAAGCAGCTCACCTATCTTGACAATCGCCCAGTGTTTCCCAGAGAAAGGGCATGTGCAGATGCTTGGGCAGTGGGAGGCCAGGAGGGAGAGCGCAAAGCAAGAGAGGAATGGGACACACGAGAGACGAGGAAAATTCAGGCAAGCTTGGACGCCATTGCAATGATTAAGAAAGAGGCTCAAGAAAGAAGACACATACGAGAGCTACAGGCGAAAG GGACAACCAAGGTTTTCCCCACTCCTTGTGATGAAAATGACACCCAGATTTTGACTTCATCCcaggagaagatggaggacTTTGAACAGGACTGCATGGATGCCCATGGGGAGTCACTGCATAATCAAGCAGCACACAAATGCGGCCTAAAAACTGAACCGGTTGAGAAAACTGCACAACCAAGTGAAGGGTTGTTGATTGAGCCATTAGAGAAATATGAAATTATGCTGCCAcggagagacgagagagaagGAGTGCATCCAAAGCAGATGGAACAAGAACAACAGTGTGTTGCACCAACTATAGAGAGAGATAAAGGAGATAACACACAACAAATCAAATCACGTTTATTTAAGTTCATGGGAAATGAGGTGTTGGTTAACATAAGTGAGCAGTGTGAGAAGGAACAGCCTTCCCTGGTGATGGTAGCTCCTCCTGAAGCAGATGAGATCCTAGTTGCACCAACATTTGGTCCAGGACCATTGGTAACAGAGTTGAAAGATGTTGAGCAGCTGGAAACCATTCACCTTCCACTGCATATTGATGATCTGCCTGATCTTGAGGATGTTGACACAGAATACCTCACTGCAATGGTTTCTTCTCAGCTGGTGTTCAAACCAATAATAGAGGTCATGTCAGGAAGGAGCAGTGATGAGGATGAGGCTTCTGGAAACCAGAGTAAAATCATCCCCACTTTAAATCCTGACATAAGTCTCTGA
- the LOC131462998 gene encoding dynein axonemal assembly factor 1-like isoform X1 — protein sequence MAGNIMQQKPLRGRLGDPELPAPRMTKKFLKDHCKQHHLYATPYLNDTLYLHFKGFSLIENLEDYTGLRCLWLQSNGIQRIDNLNAQIDMRCLFLQQNFIYKLENLEHMKKLSTLNVSNNYIHRIENISCLPKLSTLEITHNRLESVEDIEHLSQCLAISVLDISHNMLNDPRILPVLEAMPDLRVLNLTGNAVVNKIPNYRKTMTAHLKQLTYLDNRPVFPRERACADAWAVGGQEGERKAREEWDTRETRKIQASLDAIAMIKKEAQERRHIRELQAKVCFISGTTKVFPTPCDENDTQILTSSQEKMEDFEQDCMDAHGESLHNQAAHKCGLKTEPVEKTAQPSEGLLIEPLEKYEIMLPRRDEREGVHPKQMEQEQQCVAPTIERDKGDNTQQIKSRLFKFMGNEVLVNISEQCEKEQPSLVMVAPPEADEILVAPTFGPGPLVTELKDVEQLETIHLPLHIDDLPDLEDVDTEYLTAMVSSQLVFKPIIEVMSGRSSDEDEASGNQSKIIPTLNPDISL from the exons ATGGCAGGTAACATAATGCAGCAAAAGCCACTCAGGGGCAGACTTGGAGACCCAGAACTGCCAGCACCACGGATGACCAAGAAATTCCTTAAAGACCACTGTAAGCAGCACCATCTTTATGCTACACCTTACCTGAATGACACATTGTACCTACATTTTAAAGGCTTCTCCCTTATTGAGAACTTAGAAGATTACACAGGACTGAGGTGTCTCTGGCTACAAAGCAATGGGATTCAGCGCATTGATAATCTGAATGCCCAGATTGATATGCGATGCTTGTTCCTACAGCAGAACTTTATTTACAAGCTGGAAAACCTTGAGCACATGAAGAAACTCAGCACATTGAATGTCTCTAACAACTACATCCACAGAATTGAGAACATATCTTGCCTCCCTAAATTGTCCACTCTGGAGATTACCCATAACAGGCTGGAGTCTGTGGAGGACATTGAGCACCTGAGTCAGTGTTTGGCCATCAGTGTGCTGGATATATCTCACAACATGTTAAATGACCCCAGGATTCTCCCTGTACTTGAGGCCATGCCAGATCTGCGGGTATTAAATCTAACTGGAAATGCTGTGGTGAATAAAATCCCAAATTATAGGAAGACAATGACGGCGCATCTAAAGCAGCTCACCTATCTTGACAATCGCCCAGTGTTTCCCAGAGAAAGGGCATGTGCAGATGCTTGGGCAGTGGGAGGCCAGGAGGGAGAGCGCAAAGCAAGAGAGGAATGGGACACACGAGAGACGAGGAAAATTCAGGCAAGCTTGGACGCCATTGCAATGATTAAGAAAGAGGCTCAAGAAAGAAGACACATACGAGAGCTACAGGCGAAAG tttgtttcatttcagGGACAACCAAGGTTTTCCCCACTCCTTGTGATGAAAATGACACCCAGATTTTGACTTCATCCcaggagaagatggaggacTTTGAACAGGACTGCATGGATGCCCATGGGGAGTCACTGCATAATCAAGCAGCACACAAATGCGGCCTAAAAACTGAACCGGTTGAGAAAACTGCACAACCAAGTGAAGGGTTGTTGATTGAGCCATTAGAGAAATATGAAATTATGCTGCCAcggagagacgagagagaagGAGTGCATCCAAAGCAGATGGAACAAGAACAACAGTGTGTTGCACCAACTATAGAGAGAGATAAAGGAGATAACACACAACAAATCAAATCACGTTTATTTAAGTTCATGGGAAATGAGGTGTTGGTTAACATAAGTGAGCAGTGTGAGAAGGAACAGCCTTCCCTGGTGATGGTAGCTCCTCCTGAAGCAGATGAGATCCTAGTTGCACCAACATTTGGTCCAGGACCATTGGTAACAGAGTTGAAAGATGTTGAGCAGCTGGAAACCATTCACCTTCCACTGCATATTGATGATCTGCCTGATCTTGAGGATGTTGACACAGAATACCTCACTGCAATGGTTTCTTCTCAGCTGGTGTTCAAACCAATAATAGAGGTCATGTCAGGAAGGAGCAGTGATGAGGATGAGGCTTCTGGAAACCAGAGTAAAATCATCCCCACTTTAAATCCTGACATAAGTCTCTGA
- the mffa gene encoding mitochondrial fission factor homolog B isoform X1: protein MNGAAFPSPTAEMAEMNRIQYELEYTEGISQRMRIPEMLKVAPHTHEDPNAGPQAVPHSVLMQVPERIVVAGDHNDTHFSRPRDLDLIQSTPLEALALKTPPRVLTLNDRPLDFLEEEQRVAPDSEEVLRPQGRARRERSASENASIRHNSQLKRNDSSATPPPPATAPCPPLTVTEEENNPNSTSGVLSFIQSTTRRAYQQVLEVLDENPRSKPSLRGGSASSSNPLHESRFALSTYEATLDGGPDDMTVIDATTLRRQLIKLNRRLQHLEEENRERAKREMILYSVTVAFWLVNTWVWLRR from the exons ATGAACGGAGCAGCATTCCCCTCCCCCACGGCAGAGATGGCGGAGATGAACCGCATCCAGTATGAGCTGGAGTACACTGAGGGGATCAGCCAGAGGATGCGGATCCCTGAGATGCTCAAAGTGGCTCCTCACACCCATGAAGACCCTAATGCTGGACCTCAAGCAGTCCCACATAGTGTCTTAATGCAAGTACCAGAGAGAATTGTGGTTGCAG GAGACCATAATGACACCCATTTCTCCAGGCCCAGAGATCTGGACTTAATCCAGTCCACACCACTTGAAGCCCTAGCATTGAAAACACCACCCAGAGTCCTCACCCTCAACGACCGACCCCTGGACTTCCTGGAAGAAGAGCAACGGGTAGCTCCAGACTCTGAGGAGGTG TTGCGACCACAGGGACGAGCACGGCGAGAACGCTCGGCCAGTGAGAATGCATCCATCCGCCATAACAGCCAGCTCAAGAGAAATGATTCCTC TGCGACCCCGCCCCCCCCTGCCACTGCTCCCTGTCCCCCTCTCACCGTGACTGAGGAAGAGAACAACCCGAACAGCACTAGTGGTGTATTATCTTTCATCCAGTCCACTACACGTCGGGCCTACCAGCAGGTCCTGGAGGTCTTGGACGAGAACCCTCGCAG CAAACCATCTCTGCGAGGGGGGTCAGCTTCAAGCTCCAACCCCCTGCATGAATCCAG GTTTGCCTTATCAACTTATGAAGCCACACTGGACGGAGGACCTGATGATATGACTGTGATTGATGCAACAACACTGCGACGTCAG CTCATCAAATTAAACCGAAGACTCCAACATTTGGAAGAGGAGAACAGGGAGCGAGCAAAGCGAGAGATGATCCTGTACTCGGTCACTGTAGCTTTCTGGCTCGTCAACACTTGGGTGTGGTTGCGACGTTAA
- the mffa gene encoding mitochondrial fission factor homolog B isoform X3, whose product MNGAAFPSPTAEMAEMNRIQYELEYTEGISQRMRIPEMLKVAPHTHEDPNAGPQAVPHSVLMQVPERIVVAGDHNDTHFSRPRDLDLIQSTPLEALALKTPPRVLTLNDRPLDFLEEEQRVAPDSEEVLRPQGRARRERSASENASIRHNSQLKRNDSSFALSTYEATLDGGPDDMTVIDATTLRRQLIKLNRRLQHLEEENRERAKREMILYSVTVAFWLVNTWVWLRR is encoded by the exons ATGAACGGAGCAGCATTCCCCTCCCCCACGGCAGAGATGGCGGAGATGAACCGCATCCAGTATGAGCTGGAGTACACTGAGGGGATCAGCCAGAGGATGCGGATCCCTGAGATGCTCAAAGTGGCTCCTCACACCCATGAAGACCCTAATGCTGGACCTCAAGCAGTCCCACATAGTGTCTTAATGCAAGTACCAGAGAGAATTGTGGTTGCAG GAGACCATAATGACACCCATTTCTCCAGGCCCAGAGATCTGGACTTAATCCAGTCCACACCACTTGAAGCCCTAGCATTGAAAACACCACCCAGAGTCCTCACCCTCAACGACCGACCCCTGGACTTCCTGGAAGAAGAGCAACGGGTAGCTCCAGACTCTGAGGAGGTG TTGCGACCACAGGGACGAGCACGGCGAGAACGCTCGGCCAGTGAGAATGCATCCATCCGCCATAACAGCCAGCTCAAGAGAAATGATTCCTC GTTTGCCTTATCAACTTATGAAGCCACACTGGACGGAGGACCTGATGATATGACTGTGATTGATGCAACAACACTGCGACGTCAG CTCATCAAATTAAACCGAAGACTCCAACATTTGGAAGAGGAGAACAGGGAGCGAGCAAAGCGAGAGATGATCCTGTACTCGGTCACTGTAGCTTTCTGGCTCGTCAACACTTGGGTGTGGTTGCGACGTTAA